Proteins found in one Streptomyces sp. NBC_00461 genomic segment:
- a CDS encoding FHA domain-containing protein → MYSVIVVPPMCGSSDGQLRIAAGEQLTFGRAGTDGSLTIDHQGVPRVAGSITAHRNFWLLSNLSEDQTYVVENPEGAGEHIKIAPGRLDAPVPFEFSRVVLPAAGDLLAFDVWAPRHAFRSVERHGLSGALTTPAFALDRTKRYFAVLAALCEPRLRGEPHAPLPAVEQLVDRLRSVWPTVSRSAVYWNIDYLAVKLRLRPGPDTAEPGLRVNGKKESLVSLALRFDLIREDDLAVLAPAPLPPTSEVAR, encoded by the coding sequence ATGTACAGCGTCATCGTCGTACCACCGATGTGCGGCAGCTCGGACGGGCAGCTCAGGATCGCCGCGGGCGAACAGCTGACGTTCGGCAGGGCCGGGACGGACGGCAGTCTCACCATCGACCACCAGGGGGTTCCCCGGGTCGCCGGGTCGATCACGGCCCACCGGAACTTCTGGCTGCTGAGCAATCTCAGCGAGGACCAGACCTACGTCGTGGAGAACCCGGAGGGCGCGGGCGAACACATCAAGATCGCGCCGGGCCGCCTGGACGCGCCCGTGCCGTTCGAGTTCTCGCGGGTGGTGCTGCCCGCCGCGGGCGATCTGCTCGCCTTCGACGTCTGGGCGCCACGCCACGCCTTCCGCAGCGTCGAGCGCCACGGGCTCTCCGGGGCCCTCACCACGCCGGCGTTCGCCCTGGACCGCACCAAGCGCTACTTCGCGGTCCTGGCCGCCCTGTGCGAACCCCGGCTGCGCGGCGAGCCGCACGCTCCGCTGCCCGCCGTGGAGCAACTGGTGGACCGCCTGCGGTCCGTCTGGCCCACGGTCAGCCGCTCCGCCGTGTACTGGAACATCGACTACCTGGCCGTCAAGCTGCGGCTGAGGCCCGGCCCGGACACGGCGGAACCGGGCCTGCGCGTCAACGGCAAGAAGGAGTCGCTGGTGTCTCTGGCGCTCCGCTTCGACCTCATCCGCGAGGACGACCTCGCGGTGCTCGCCCCGGCCCCGCTTCCGCCAACGAGCGAGGTGGCCCGGTGA
- a CDS encoding protein kinase domain-containing protein, which translates to MTEPYAVPVPKGYRVGVWEVREPIATGAFGSVYEGRRTADAAGEELPRTAALKFLPTGTGTPRQLTHLRELVEREIALHRRLRRPRLIRMYETLTVDDPSRPALDGATVLVLEKAERSLSAQLSATPRPAAGPALLAQICEGLAQLHRAGWVHGDLKPANVLLMKDGSARLADFNMAAELEGTHAYTPAFSTPDYTPPELLWSEIGARGRQIRPSADVWAFGVLAHLVLTDSFPLPGGTPTARRDAAAAYARGTDELRLSPELPDAWREIVRDCLSRTHADRVGTDALLRRVEEAAGTGRSPRLPRVLLSRRRRSAVALASAVATVAVAALGYGISNWADSGPDDGKAVTGAAAYGASELRTDKGVPVRYRHLIVDSAHDCLQREVSPALIAAMLKVESDFDPNLADPSVDGGEYGIARWTPGVLRWWIRPDGVPASATPTPPLSPSVSIPAMGRYLCYMEPLLNTSLPGDRRVLLAAAYRTSYKKVNAAGGVPPKYRAYSARVAHYLKEYAPPGKK; encoded by the coding sequence GTGACCGAGCCGTACGCCGTGCCGGTGCCCAAGGGGTACCGGGTCGGCGTCTGGGAGGTACGGGAGCCGATCGCGACGGGCGCCTTCGGGAGTGTGTACGAGGGGCGGCGTACGGCCGACGCGGCCGGCGAGGAGTTGCCCCGCACGGCCGCCCTGAAGTTCCTGCCCACCGGCACGGGCACCCCACGCCAGTTGACGCATCTGCGCGAACTCGTCGAGCGCGAGATCGCGTTGCACCGCAGGCTCAGACGCCCGCGCCTCATCCGGATGTACGAGACCCTCACCGTCGACGACCCGTCGCGCCCCGCCCTCGACGGCGCCACCGTCCTCGTACTGGAGAAGGCGGAACGCTCCCTGTCCGCCCAGCTCTCGGCCACGCCCCGGCCGGCCGCGGGGCCCGCGCTGCTCGCGCAGATCTGCGAGGGGCTGGCCCAGCTGCACCGCGCCGGCTGGGTGCACGGCGACCTGAAACCGGCCAACGTGCTGCTGATGAAGGACGGTTCGGCACGGCTGGCGGACTTCAACATGGCCGCGGAGCTGGAGGGCACCCACGCGTACACGCCCGCGTTCTCCACCCCCGACTACACGCCGCCCGAGCTGCTGTGGTCGGAGATCGGCGCACGCGGCCGCCAGATCCGGCCGTCCGCCGACGTCTGGGCGTTCGGTGTCCTCGCCCACCTCGTCCTCACCGACTCCTTCCCGCTGCCCGGCGGCACCCCTACCGCACGCCGCGACGCGGCCGCCGCCTACGCGCGCGGCACCGACGAGCTGCGCCTGTCCCCCGAACTCCCGGACGCCTGGCGGGAGATCGTGCGGGACTGCCTGTCCCGGACGCACGCGGACCGCGTCGGCACCGACGCGCTGCTGCGCCGGGTCGAGGAGGCGGCCGGTACGGGACGCTCGCCCCGGCTGCCCAGGGTGCTGCTGTCCCGCCGGCGCCGGTCCGCGGTGGCGCTGGCATCGGCGGTGGCGACGGTGGCCGTGGCGGCACTCGGCTACGGCATCAGCAACTGGGCCGACTCGGGGCCGGACGACGGCAAGGCGGTCACGGGGGCCGCCGCCTACGGCGCCTCCGAACTCCGTACGGACAAGGGCGTCCCGGTGCGCTACCGCCATCTCATCGTCGACTCGGCCCACGACTGCCTCCAGCGGGAGGTCTCCCCGGCGCTCATCGCGGCAATGCTGAAGGTGGAGAGCGACTTCGACCCGAACCTCGCCGACCCGTCCGTGGACGGCGGCGAATACGGCATCGCCCGCTGGACCCCCGGTGTGCTGCGCTGGTGGATCCGCCCGGACGGCGTGCCCGCCTCGGCCACCCCTACGCCGCCCCTGTCGCCCTCGGTGTCCATCCCGGCCATGGGCCGCTACCTGTGCTACATGGAACCCCTTCTGAACACCTCCCTGCCGGGCGACCGCCGCGTACTGCTCGCCGCCGCCTACCGGACCTCGTACAAGAAGGTGAACGCCGCGGGCGGTGTTCCCCCGAAGTACCGCGCCTACTCCGCCCGCGTCGCTCACTACCTCAAGGAGTACGCGCCTCCCGGCAAGAAGTGA
- a CDS encoding FHA domain-containing protein, whose product MYSIIVVPPPTTEDERNRNQFRLAPGERLTFGRSAVDVDVTIPHDGVSRRAGEITAQGAFWILSNLSRAQTYVVENPEGAGEHIKVGPGRLDAPVPFEFSRIVLPAAGDLLPIEVWAPRHDYLHSHGGLDGATTAPAFAVDRTKRYFAVLAALCEPRLRGEPHAALPTVDQVVDRLRPNWPTASRTSVQWNIDYLAVKLRLKPGPDEADTGPRLNGKKESLVSLALRFDLVREDDLVVLAAAPSGRVGR is encoded by the coding sequence TTGTACAGCATCATCGTGGTACCTCCGCCGACCACGGAGGACGAGCGAAACCGCAACCAGTTCCGGCTCGCACCCGGCGAGCGGCTGACCTTCGGGCGTTCGGCGGTCGACGTCGACGTGACGATCCCGCACGACGGGGTGTCCCGCCGGGCCGGCGAGATCACCGCGCAGGGCGCCTTCTGGATACTGAGCAACCTCAGCCGCGCGCAGACGTACGTCGTGGAGAACCCGGAGGGCGCGGGCGAGCACATCAAGGTCGGGCCGGGCCGTCTCGACGCACCGGTCCCCTTCGAGTTCTCGCGGATCGTGCTGCCCGCCGCGGGCGACCTGCTGCCGATCGAGGTGTGGGCGCCGCGCCACGACTACCTCCACTCCCACGGCGGACTCGACGGCGCGACCACCGCCCCCGCCTTCGCCGTCGACCGCACCAAGCGCTACTTCGCGGTCCTCGCCGCCCTGTGCGAACCCCGTCTGAGGGGCGAACCGCACGCCGCGCTGCCCACGGTGGACCAGGTCGTGGACCGGCTGCGCCCGAACTGGCCGACCGCGTCCCGCACTTCGGTGCAGTGGAACATCGACTACCTCGCGGTGAAGCTGCGCCTGAAGCCCGGTCCGGACGAAGCCGACACGGGCCCGCGCCTCAACGGCAAGAAGGAGTCGCTGGTCTCGCTCGCGCTCCGCTTCGACCTCGTCCGGGAGGACGACCTGGTCGTCCTGGCCGCCGCGCCCTCCGGCCGGGTGGGCCGGTGA
- a CDS encoding bifunctional methylenetetrahydrofolate dehydrogenase/methenyltetrahydrofolate cyclohydrolase: protein MTAQILDGKATAAAIKSDLTARVAALKEKGVTPGLGTILVGSDPGSQKYVAGKHRDCAQVGIASIQRELPETATQEEIEAVVRELNEDPACTGYIVQLPLPKGIDENRILELMDPDKDADGLHPMNLGRLVLNEPAPLPCTPNGVLTLLRRYGVEIKGAEVVVVGRGVTIGRPMPLLLTRRSENATVTQCHTGTRDLSSHLKRADIIVAAAGSAHLIRPEDVKPGAAVLDVGVSRSAEGKIVGDVHPGVAEVAGWISPNPGGVGPMTRAQLLVNVVEAAERSAG, encoded by the coding sequence ATGACCGCCCAGATTCTCGATGGCAAGGCCACCGCAGCCGCGATCAAGTCCGATCTGACCGCCCGCGTGGCGGCGCTGAAGGAGAAGGGCGTCACGCCCGGCCTCGGCACGATCCTCGTCGGGAGCGACCCCGGCAGCCAGAAGTACGTCGCCGGCAAGCACCGCGACTGCGCCCAGGTCGGCATCGCCTCCATCCAGCGTGAACTGCCGGAGACAGCGACGCAGGAGGAGATCGAGGCCGTCGTACGGGAGCTGAACGAGGACCCGGCGTGCACCGGTTACATCGTCCAGCTGCCGCTGCCCAAGGGCATCGACGAGAACCGGATCCTGGAGCTCATGGACCCGGACAAGGACGCCGACGGCCTGCACCCGATGAACCTCGGCCGCCTCGTCCTGAACGAGCCGGCCCCGCTGCCCTGCACCCCCAACGGCGTCCTCACCCTCCTTCGCCGCTACGGCGTCGAGATCAAGGGCGCCGAGGTCGTGGTCGTCGGCCGCGGTGTCACCATCGGCCGCCCGATGCCCCTGCTGCTCACCCGCCGCAGCGAGAACGCGACCGTGACCCAGTGCCACACCGGCACGCGCGACCTGTCGTCCCACCTCAAGCGCGCGGACATCATCGTCGCCGCCGCGGGTTCGGCCCACCTGATCCGTCCCGAGGACGTGAAGCCGGGCGCCGCCGTCCTCGACGTCGGTGTGTCGCGCAGCGCCGAGGGCAAGATCGTGGGCGACGTCCACCCGGGCGTCGCCGAGGTGGCCGGCTGGATCTCGCCGAACCCGGGCGGTGTCGGCCCGATGACCCGTGCGCAGCTGCTCGTCAACGTGGTCGAGGCGGCGGAGCGCAGTGCCGGCTGA
- a CDS encoding DUF3017 domain-containing protein: MKHPERQAEETVRDAISAPDAEGRPRRTTRRFPLFTKDTARPEGGGRAAPGDAPAPARQWPILAVLGLVALGLLLTALDAFRYGTLLIGIALVAGAVLRWVLPDVGMLAVRSRFTDIATYGLLGTAIVLLAMMVQPNPWLQIPFLKDTLHFTVSSG, translated from the coding sequence GTGAAGCACCCCGAGCGGCAGGCGGAGGAGACCGTGCGCGACGCGATCAGCGCCCCGGACGCCGAGGGGAGGCCGCGCCGCACGACCCGCCGCTTCCCGCTGTTCACGAAGGACACCGCGCGCCCCGAGGGCGGCGGCCGGGCCGCCCCGGGCGACGCTCCCGCGCCCGCCCGGCAGTGGCCGATCCTCGCCGTCCTCGGCCTGGTCGCGCTCGGTCTGCTGCTGACCGCTCTCGACGCCTTCCGCTATGGCACCCTGCTGATCGGCATCGCCCTGGTGGCAGGCGCCGTGCTGCGCTGGGTCCTGCCCGACGTCGGCATGCTCGCCGTGCGCTCCCGCTTCACGGACATCGCCACCTACGGCCTGCTGGGCACGGCGATCGTCCTGCTGGCGATGATGGTGCAGCCGAACCCGTGGCTGCAGATCCCGTTCCTGAAGGACACGCTGCACTTCACGGTGAGCAGCGGCTAG
- a CDS encoding helix-turn-helix domain-containing protein, whose amino-acid sequence MGGWQPLAEDLPPEVRHFVEQLRLLKDRTGLSLVSLGARTAYSKSSWHRYLNATQPPPRQAVLALCRIAGLADADAERFAVRWELAVKAWPRPAKPAGEESEPEYEDDPTLPWWDAPEEASGRRPGAWPLLYAALLLLLMLLVLAVGAVLLG is encoded by the coding sequence ATGGGCGGCTGGCAGCCGCTGGCGGAGGATCTGCCGCCGGAGGTGCGGCACTTCGTGGAGCAGCTGCGGCTCCTCAAGGACCGTACGGGGCTCAGCCTCGTCTCCCTCGGCGCCCGCACCGCGTACAGCAAGTCCTCCTGGCACCGCTACCTCAACGCGACCCAGCCCCCGCCCCGGCAGGCGGTCCTCGCCCTGTGCCGGATCGCGGGCCTCGCCGACGCGGACGCCGAACGCTTCGCCGTGCGCTGGGAACTGGCCGTCAAGGCCTGGCCGCGCCCGGCGAAACCCGCCGGTGAGGAGAGCGAGCCCGAGTACGAGGACGACCCCACGCTGCCGTGGTGGGACGCACCCGAAGAGGCCAGCGGCCGCAGGCCCGGCGCATGGCCGCTGCTCTACGCCGCACTGCTCCTCCTCCTCATGCTGCTGGTCCTGGCCGTGGGTGCCGTCCTCCTCGGGTGA
- a CDS encoding helix-turn-helix domain-containing protein, with amino-acid sequence MPRWRALPDELDPQVREFASQLRRLVDRSGLSIASVADRTGYSKTSWERYLNGRLLAPKGAIVALAEVTGTNPIHLTTMWELAERAWSRSEMRHDMTMEAIRISQARAALGEFGAPPANAKGGTTARRSGSATATPGIAGPAGVAPTVPPQPRAPDAQDSAGSAPAAPADSPASSPARSPASPAGSSSGANSWGVAGYRGPAQSAARPPGAATPTPKPTPAPGPVADGPGWTPGTPSPFGEPPQGPRPGGNSSSGGGRRRLTMFLAGVVGVLVVIAAVFYLTDKGSDKKNEGGGSPSPSVSAQTDLPAGVKCSGASCTGKDAEAMGCTKDTAAVTTAKTAVVGTTTVEVRYSKTCGAAWGRITQAAQGDSVQVTAGSAKQDDSITAAGDNIAYTPMVAVKDAGEAKACATLASGQKGCTQ; translated from the coding sequence ATGCCTCGTTGGAGGGCCTTGCCGGACGAACTCGATCCACAGGTCAGGGAGTTCGCGAGCCAGCTGCGCCGGCTCGTGGACCGCAGCGGCCTGAGCATCGCGTCGGTGGCCGACCGTACGGGCTACAGCAAGACGTCCTGGGAGCGGTATCTGAACGGTCGGCTGCTCGCGCCCAAGGGCGCGATCGTGGCGTTGGCAGAGGTCACGGGTACCAACCCGATCCATCTGACGACCATGTGGGAGCTCGCCGAGCGCGCCTGGAGCCGTTCGGAGATGCGCCACGACATGACCATGGAGGCCATCCGGATATCCCAGGCGCGCGCCGCGCTCGGTGAGTTCGGGGCGCCGCCCGCCAATGCCAAGGGGGGCACGACGGCTCGCAGGTCCGGCAGCGCGACGGCGACGCCGGGGATCGCGGGCCCGGCCGGCGTGGCACCGACGGTGCCGCCGCAGCCGAGGGCGCCGGACGCGCAGGACTCGGCGGGTTCCGCTCCCGCCGCTCCCGCCGACTCCCCGGCCTCCTCTCCCGCCCGTTCCCCGGCTTCTCCCGCGGGGAGTTCCTCCGGCGCGAACTCGTGGGGGGTGGCCGGATACCGGGGCCCCGCGCAGTCCGCCGCGCGCCCGCCCGGGGCCGCGACGCCGACACCGAAGCCGACACCGGCGCCGGGGCCGGTGGCCGACGGTCCGGGCTGGACGCCGGGGACGCCGAGCCCGTTCGGCGAGCCGCCGCAGGGCCCTCGGCCCGGGGGGAACTCCTCCTCCGGCGGGGGCAGGCGCAGGCTGACGATGTTCCTCGCGGGTGTCGTGGGCGTGCTGGTCGTGATCGCTGCGGTGTTCTACCTGACCGACAAGGGCTCGGACAAGAAGAACGAGGGTGGCGGCTCGCCGTCGCCGTCCGTCAGCGCACAGACCGACCTGCCGGCCGGCGTGAAGTGCAGCGGTGCCTCCTGCACCGGCAAGGACGCCGAGGCCATGGGCTGCACCAAGGACACCGCCGCGGTGACCACCGCCAAGACGGCCGTCGTCGGCACGACCACGGTCGAGGTGCGGTACAGCAAGACGTGCGGCGCTGCCTGGGGCCGTATCACCCAGGCCGCGCAGGGGGACTCCGTCCAGGTGACCGCGGGCAGTGCCAAGCAGGACGACAGCATCACCGCGGCCGGGGACAACATCGCCTACACGCCGATGGTCGCCGTGAAGGACGCGGGCGAGGCGAAGGCGTGCGCGACGCTGGCTTCCGGTCAGAAGGGCTGCACGCAGTAG
- a CDS encoding malate dehydrogenase: protein MTRTPVNVTVTGAAGQIGYALLFRIASGQLLGADVPVKLRLLEITPALKAAEGTAMELDDCAFPLLQGIDITDDPNVAFDGTNVGLLVGARPRTKGMERGDLLSANGGIFKPQGKAINDHAADDVKILVVGNPANTNALIAQAAAPDVPAERFTAMTRLDHNRALTQLAKKTGSTVADIKRLTIWGNHSATQYPDIFHATVAGKNAAETVNDEKWLAEEFIPTVAKRGAAIIEARGASSAASAANAAIDHVYTWVNGTADGDWTSMGIPSDGSYGVPEGLISSFPVTTKDGQYEIVQGLDINEFSRARIDASVKELEEEREAVRGLGLI from the coding sequence ATGACCCGCACTCCCGTGAACGTCACCGTCACCGGCGCGGCCGGCCAGATCGGTTACGCCCTGCTCTTCCGCATCGCCTCCGGCCAGCTGCTCGGCGCGGACGTGCCGGTCAAGCTGCGCCTGCTGGAGATCACGCCCGCGCTGAAGGCCGCCGAGGGCACCGCGATGGAGCTCGACGACTGCGCCTTCCCGCTGCTCCAGGGCATCGACATCACGGACGACCCGAACGTCGCCTTCGACGGCACCAACGTCGGTCTGCTCGTCGGCGCCCGCCCCCGCACCAAGGGCATGGAGCGCGGTGACCTGCTTTCCGCCAACGGCGGCATCTTCAAGCCGCAGGGCAAGGCCATCAACGACCACGCCGCGGACGACGTCAAGATCCTGGTCGTGGGCAACCCGGCCAACACCAACGCGCTGATCGCCCAGGCCGCCGCCCCGGACGTACCGGCCGAGCGCTTCACCGCGATGACCCGCCTCGACCACAACCGCGCGCTGACCCAGCTCGCGAAGAAGACGGGCTCCACGGTCGCCGACATCAAGCGCCTGACCATCTGGGGCAACCACTCCGCCACCCAGTATCCCGACATCTTCCACGCCACGGTCGCCGGCAAGAACGCCGCCGAGACGGTGAACGACGAGAAGTGGCTGGCCGAGGAGTTCATCCCGACCGTCGCCAAGCGCGGTGCCGCGATCATCGAGGCCCGTGGCGCCTCGTCCGCCGCCTCGGCCGCCAACGCCGCCATCGACCACGTGTACACCTGGGTCAACGGCACGGCGGACGGCGACTGGACCTCCATGGGTATCCCGTCGGACGGCTCCTACGGCGTCCCGGAGGGCCTGATCTCCTCGTTCCCGGTCACCACCAAGGACGGCCAGTACGAGATCGTCCAGGGCCTGGACATCAACGAGTTCTCGCGCGCCCGCATCGACGCCTCAGTGAAGGAGCTCGAGGAGGAGCGCGAGGCGGTCCGCGGTCTCGGCCTCATCTGA
- a CDS encoding helix-turn-helix domain-containing GNAT family N-acetyltransferase has protein sequence MESVTVEPGTVEPVSTEDVAALRRFNRYFTRRIGALDDHYLGQDRPLGEARLLFEIAENRGRTSLRELRVALGLDAGYLSRMVKALEAQGLVRVGVHPDDNRLRMIEPTPAGRVEVQEQNRRADALAAGLLDALSPGRREQLIEAMATTQRLLRLAGITVEHVDGAAPDARACLDAYAADIDERFPEGFDKSDLVEPGEVSGDAGAFFVAYEEGRPVGCGALRRLEPGVGEIRHVWVHREARRLGLARRILEALEGAAAARGLTVVRLDTHATLTEAQAMYRASGYTEIPAYVHHVYAAHWFEKRLGPTA, from the coding sequence ATGGAGTCCGTAACGGTGGAGCCAGGGACGGTGGAGCCCGTGTCGACAGAGGACGTGGCGGCCCTCCGCCGCTTCAACCGCTACTTCACGCGCCGTATCGGGGCGCTCGACGACCACTACCTCGGCCAGGACCGCCCGCTCGGCGAGGCCCGGCTGCTGTTCGAGATCGCCGAGAACCGGGGCCGGACCTCCCTGCGCGAGCTGCGCGTGGCGCTGGGGCTCGACGCCGGATATCTGAGCCGGATGGTGAAGGCACTGGAGGCGCAGGGGCTGGTCCGGGTCGGCGTCCACCCGGACGACAACCGGCTGCGCATGATCGAGCCGACCCCCGCCGGGCGCGTCGAGGTCCAGGAGCAGAACCGCCGGGCCGACGCGCTCGCGGCCGGGCTCCTGGACGCCCTGAGCCCCGGCCGGCGCGAGCAGCTCATCGAGGCGATGGCCACAACGCAGCGCCTGCTGCGCCTGGCCGGCATCACCGTCGAGCACGTCGACGGCGCCGCCCCGGACGCCCGCGCCTGCCTGGACGCCTACGCCGCCGACATCGACGAACGCTTTCCGGAGGGCTTCGACAAGTCCGACCTGGTGGAGCCGGGCGAGGTGTCGGGGGACGCCGGTGCGTTCTTCGTCGCGTACGAGGAAGGCCGGCCGGTGGGCTGTGGCGCGCTGCGCCGGCTGGAGCCGGGCGTGGGCGAGATCCGGCACGTGTGGGTGCACCGGGAGGCACGGCGGCTCGGCCTGGCGCGGCGGATCCTCGAAGCCCTGGAGGGTGCGGCCGCGGCCCGCGGCCTCACCGTCGTACGGCTCGACACGCATGCCACCCTCACCGAGGCGCAGGCCATGTACCGGGCGTCCGGGTACACGGAGATCCCCGCGTACGTGCACCACGTCTACGCCGCCCACTGGTTCGAGAAGCGACTGGGCCCGACCGCCTGA
- a CDS encoding aldehyde dehydrogenase family protein: protein MADRAKTQELDAQATIHVAGEWRAAVSGATREILDPADGQGFALVAEGDEKDTDLAVAAARRAFDHGEWPHTPVAERAALLRRVADLLVRDRERLGLLESRDAGKTVEEGRIDIDCVADAFRYFADLVAGEAPGRVVDAGSPDVHSVVVHEPVGVCALITPWNYPLLQASWKIAPALAAGNTFVVKPSEITPLTTIALIDLLTEAGLPVGVAGIVTGPGHSVGARLAEHPDVDLVSFTGGLASGTKVAQAAAPSVKKVALELGGKNPNVVFADACATDEGFDTAVDQALNAAFIHSGQVCSAGARLIVEESVRERFVAELARRASRIRLGRGTEDAVECGPLVSEQQRAKVEEYVASALAEGAVLRTGGRRPEAAPERPAGGYFYEPTVLDQCHREMRVVREEVFGPVLTVETFRTEDEAVALANDTEYGLAGGVWSADAGRARRVAGRLRHGTVWINDFHPYLPQAEWGGFGKSGVGRELGPAGLAEYRETKHVYQNLAPKPVRWFAG, encoded by the coding sequence ATGGCGGACCGAGCGAAAACCCAAGAACTGGACGCGCAGGCGACCATCCACGTGGCGGGGGAATGGCGAGCAGCCGTCTCCGGCGCCACGCGCGAGATTCTCGACCCCGCGGACGGTCAGGGCTTCGCTCTGGTCGCGGAGGGCGACGAAAAAGACACGGACCTGGCGGTCGCGGCGGCCCGCCGGGCCTTCGACCACGGCGAGTGGCCGCACACCCCCGTGGCCGAGCGTGCCGCGCTGCTGCGCCGCGTCGCCGACCTCCTGGTGCGCGACCGCGAGCGGCTCGGGCTGCTGGAGAGCCGCGACGCCGGCAAGACCGTCGAAGAGGGCCGGATCGACATCGACTGCGTCGCCGACGCCTTCCGCTACTTCGCCGACCTCGTCGCAGGCGAGGCCCCGGGCCGGGTCGTCGACGCGGGTTCGCCCGACGTCCACAGCGTCGTCGTACACGAACCCGTCGGTGTCTGCGCGCTGATCACGCCCTGGAACTACCCGCTTCTGCAGGCCAGTTGGAAGATTGCCCCCGCCCTCGCGGCCGGCAACACCTTCGTGGTCAAACCGAGCGAGATCACTCCGCTGACCACGATCGCCCTCATCGACCTGCTCACCGAGGCCGGGCTCCCCGTCGGCGTCGCGGGCATCGTCACCGGCCCCGGCCACTCGGTCGGCGCCCGTCTCGCCGAGCACCCCGACGTCGACCTGGTCTCCTTCACCGGCGGCCTGGCGAGCGGCACCAAGGTCGCGCAGGCCGCGGCGCCGAGCGTGAAGAAGGTGGCCCTCGAACTCGGCGGCAAGAACCCCAACGTCGTCTTCGCCGACGCGTGCGCCACCGACGAGGGGTTCGACACGGCCGTCGACCAGGCCCTGAACGCCGCGTTCATCCACAGCGGCCAGGTCTGCTCGGCCGGTGCCCGCCTCATCGTCGAGGAGTCCGTGCGGGAGCGCTTCGTCGCCGAACTCGCCCGCCGGGCAAGCCGGATCCGCCTCGGCCGGGGCACCGAGGACGCCGTGGAGTGCGGTCCCCTCGTCTCCGAGCAGCAGCGCGCCAAGGTCGAGGAGTACGTCGCCTCCGCGCTGGCCGAGGGCGCGGTGCTGCGGACCGGCGGCCGACGGCCCGAAGCGGCACCGGAGCGGCCCGCCGGCGGCTACTTCTACGAGCCGACTGTCCTCGACCAGTGCCACCGCGAGATGCGCGTCGTACGCGAGGAGGTCTTCGGCCCCGTCCTCACCGTCGAGACCTTCCGCACCGAGGACGAGGCGGTCGCCCTCGCCAACGACACCGAGTACGGCCTCGCGGGCGGCGTCTGGAGCGCCGACGCAGGGCGGGCCCGCAGGGTCGCCGGCCGGCTGCGGCACGGCACCGTCTGGATCAACGACTTCCACCCCTACCTGCCGCAGGCGGAGTGGGGCGGCTTCGGCAAGAGCGGCGTGGGCCGCGAACTCGGTCCCGCCGGCCTCGCCGAGTACCGCGAGACCAAGCACGTCTACCAGAACCTCGCGCCGAAGCCGGTGCGCTGGTTCGCGGGCTGA